The Neodiprion fabricii isolate iyNeoFabr1 chromosome 4, iyNeoFabr1.1, whole genome shotgun sequence genome window below encodes:
- the LOC124181624 gene encoding transcription factor E2F2-like, with the protein MPRARRQVVLEDPAGSVTPDMAHTKLVKSEPLFIDEGSIDEVQTQRIAEETPSPHLQDHQYGQTPSYQISRRPPQPPPRAEISVQAVKRRLNLEVGSTGTSQSGFKAPRGKRRRSGSNSLTGHTPTKNKTVERTRYDTSLSLLTKKFIHLVENSRDGVVDLNVASEKLEVQKRRIYDITNVLEGIGILEKKSKNNIQWKGGQLPGEQLDVVDLRREVADLEAKENTLDRLIHGAEKNLRELCADRHYAYVTYHDLRSVTAYREQAIMAVKAPPEATLHVPQPISPFGEPRLQMYMRSSHGEIEVFLCPDDPGLKVSNSPRSPMTNPRPKIEMPPLPPELLVNGSETQIESTPSTTSRTSTVTNPPSPTPTTSTGLRDALLCESDDFGPMGGGRFQLQTEDQNVAPDVNILDFDEPLLPLEPPLSENDYSFSLDTGEGLADLFDFQF; encoded by the exons atgcCTCGTGCTAGGAGACAAGTGGTCCTCGAAGACCCAGCTGGGTCTGTCACACCCGATATGGCCCACACCAAGCTAG TGAAGTCAGAGCCACTTTTCATTGACGAGGGCTCCATAGACGAAGTACAAACTCAGAGGATAGCTGAGGAAACACCGAGTCCCCATCTACAGGATCATCAATACGGTCAGACACCTAGTTATCAAATATCGAGAAGACCTCCACAGCCACCTCCACGTGCAGAG ATTTCAGTTCAGGCTGTAAAAAGAAGACTGAACTTGGAAGTCGGTTCCACAGGCACAAGTCAGTCTGGATTTAAGGCTCCACGAGGAAAGCGCAGACGATCTGGATCCAATTCTTTAACTGGACATACACCGACTAAAA ATAAGACTGTTGAACGGACAAGATATGATACGTCTTTAAGCTTgttaaccaaaaaatttatacatttggTCGAGAACAGTCGCGACGGCGTTGTGGACTTGAATGTGGCTTCTGAAAAATTGGAAGTTCAAAAGCGGCGCATATACGACATAACGAATGTACTTGAAGGAATTGGGATACTTGAGAAAAAGAGCAAAAACAACATACAATGGAA ggGTGGTCAACTACCTGGCGAGCAGCTTGACGTTGTTGATTTAAGGAGAGAAGTAGCTGATTTGGAAGCTAAAGAAAACACATTAGACCGACTGATACATGGGGCTGAAAAGAATTTGCGCGAACTGTGTGCCGACAGGCACTATGCCTATGTAACTTACCACGACTTACGTTCAGTAACTGCTTACCGAGAACAAGCTATAATGGCAGTAAAGGCACCACCAGAGGCTACCCTCCATGTACCCCAGCCCATCAGTCCGTTCGGGGAACCAAGG CTGCAAATGTATATGAGATCTTCACATGGTGAAATCGAAGTATTCTTGTGCCCGGATGACCCAGGATTGAAGGTGTCAAATAGTCCTAGAAGTCCAATGACGAATCCTCgaccaaaaattgaaatgccTCCTCTACCTCCTGAACTTCTCGTCAACGGGAGTGAAACCCAGATTGAATCTACACCCTCGACCACCAGTAGAACCAGCACAGTCACGAATCCTCCCTCTCCCACGCCTACCACTTCCACAGGCCTCAGAGATGCGCTCCTGTGCGAGTCGGATGATTTCGGGCCAATGGGTGGTGGCAGATTCCAACTGCAAACAGAAGACCAAAACGTCGCACCAG ATGTGAACATTCTAGACTTCGACGAACCGCTGCTTCCGTTGGAACCACCTCTCTCGGAGAACGATTACTCGTTCTCGTTAGATACAGGAGAGGGCTTGGCGGATCTCTTCGATTTCCAGTTCTAG